Below is a window of Enterococcus gilvus ATCC BAA-350 DNA.
TACCTTGCTGCCTTCCATTGTGTATTGCTGGTCAAAGGTGATACGGTGGACCATCAAAAATACATGCAGCAAGAATGCTTCGCGGTATTCTTGATTGAGCTGCTCTTGAAAGACGAGCAATAATTTTTCATAGATCGTGTATGCCTGTAAAATCAGCTCTTTGCTGAAATCCTCTAGCGATGTCCGATTTCCTGCCGGCTCCAGTCGTAACTTTCGAGTGCCTTTTTGCGGAGACTGCTGCAGGATTTTTTTGACTGCCTGTTGGATCTTCTCCAGATCCTGTTTCGTCGGCAGCGGATGCACCTTGATAAATTCGCAATCCATTCCTTCGATCGGAAAAATGCTGATGACCAATTCTGGTTCCTTTTGCTTAATGATCTCCTGGGCATTCAACACAGACGCAAATGCAGCGATCTCGATATTCGATAGCTCCTCCGAGATTTTCTGCTTGATCAGACTTGTCACTCCTAACCCCGTCGAGCAAACGTAAACGGCACGGACACTCCTGAGGTCGGCCGCTTTTTCATAAGAAACGAGAAAATGAAGCGCGATGTAGGCGATAAACGAATCATTGATCAACAGGCTTTTCCCTTGGATCTCCCGTCGTACGACCGTTTCGATGGCTTCAAAGAGTTCGGGATACTTGGCTTTGATGTCCTCTTTGAAGGGGTTGTACTCATTCACAAATTTTTGTTTGCGAGACAGCCGCATCGATAAGTGTGCGTAGAGATTCGTCAAGAGCTGCGGATCATTAAAGAATGAATAATTGATTTTTTTACTTACCTTTAAGATCAAATTCTCCGTCAAGGTCATAACATCCTGCTGCGGATCATTCTCGAAGGTATCGCTGTAAATGTAGCGGTATTCGTCTTCAAACAACGGCAATTGATACTGATCGAAGACTTGCTGCATCAATAAGTAAGAGAGTTCCTGTTGTTCTTTAGGATCATTCAACAGTTGATACCGCCCGATCGTGTATTCATTTTGCAAACGCACCGTAGCGATCGCGACGCGTATCAACATATTCAGCAGCTCTGCATAATTCAGCTCCGACGTGTCGATTTGCTTCAGCAATTGCCTCATATCTCCCAAAACTTGATTGAAGACTTTTTGAAAAGCCGTTTCCTTCGCTGAATACAGCTCATAGCCTTCCTGCTTTTCACTTTGCAAAAGCAGATCCATGATTTTATAGATGTCGTAATCCGTCAGGTCCTTTTGCAAAACCTCCTCGATCAATAGCCGAACCTGATGCTCCGGTCCTGTGATCAGAAACCCTTTGCGGGGGACACGCGCCAAGGTCAGTCCTAGAGACTCCAAGCGTACTTCTAAAACCTCCAGATCATTTAGGATCGTGTCCTTGCTGACCATCAGCCGATCCGCTAATTCCAAAGAAGTGATCGCTTGGTTCGTCAGCATCAAATGGATACTTAACCGATCCAGCCGCAGCGTCTGATCCGCAAACAGCTCCAATCGATCGACGCCCATCAACTCACTTTTCAGCTTGATCCTTTCGGAATCACTCAAGACTAGCCAGACCCCCTGACTCCTCTTGCTCGTCAGGTCGTGATTTCGTTCCTTCAGCCAAGCACGGATGCTGTCCAGATCATATTTGATCGTGCGTACGCTTACATTCCGCTGATCTGCTAGCTCCTTGGTCGTCATTGGCTCCGTATTCTCAAGTAATTGAAACAAAACCTGTATTTGTCGTTTCGTTATCTGCTGCATGCTGCTCTCTCCTTACACCTATTACTATAGTGATTTGTGTTTCCCGTAACAATATGAAATGGTTGCACTTACTCTAGTGCAACAAATTCACATCTCATCGGATATTTAGTGGCTCTTTGCAGCGTCTATTAAAAAATACTGCCCAATACGCAGTCATTCTCTGCAAAACGATTGCACTAAGCCTTTCTTAAAGTAGCATCTTCAAGATCTTCTGTAACGCATTATTCAAAAACTTTTTTTCTTATTAAAATCTTTGATAGAACCCCCCGTTTAAATAACTTCTATTATCAATCGATCCTTGCGAAAACAATAATAATCACATTAAAAAAAACTACAAATAATCATTGAATTTTTTTCACAAATTCATTTTCCAGCCGCCGAGCTGTGATACATTATCTGTTGACTGTATGACGAAAGGAGACTTCGATGCTCAACGAAAATTTTTTACCTACAAAAAAATCCGCCTTGCCAGCATGGCCTACACTCAAACGGTTCTTGCTGCTGACTAGCGGAATAGCCATGATTTTGTTCTTGAATTTCAATAAAATCAGTTTTTTCGCAGATGATTTGTTTTTTATCCAATCGGATCAGCAATTGTTGATGCTGACCTTGGCTGAGCGTTATGAAACGTGGACCTCTCGTCTGCTGATTGAAGGCCTGTTGCTCTTTTTCGCCCACCATCTTTTTCTATGGCGGCTTTGCAACAGTGTGATGATGATTCTGTTTGCTCTTTTTTTAGCACTCTACACGACGTCTCAGCGAAAAGTTGTTCATCTGTATTTAGCGCTGCTTTTCTTTTTTACGATCCCTTTGAAAACCTTGCAGACTGCCGGCTGGCTGACCACTAGTTTAAATTATTTGTGGCCTGTGACCGTGGGTCTGATCGGTATCTTTCCTATTCTGAAATGGTATAAGAACGGCGCTCGCAGCGGTGCGACCACTCAGATCTTTTGCAACTTTTTACTGCTCTTTGCCTGCAATTCAGAGGTCGTGGCGCTATTTCTATTGCTGTTGCTGCTGGGGTTGATCAGCTATTCCTACATCAAGGATGGAAAATTCCCTAAGCTGCTGGTTTTCCCAGTGCTGATCAGTTACTGCAGTATTCTTTTTGCTCTCCACGCTCCCGGCAGTATGGCGAGAATAATGCAGGAAGCAAAAGTGACTTTCAATGATTTTCAACAGGTTAGTTTGTTTCATAAGCTTGATCTAGGCTTCTCTTCTACCTGCTATGAATTTTTCTTCAGCAGCAATCTCTTGGTCCTTTTCTTCTTTTCTTTGATTCTTTTAGGGGTCCTTCGTAACCAGTCGTCCCATTTCACGCGGTTTTCTGCCTGTATGCCGACAGTCATCCTGTTTGGTTCCGTGATCCAACGCTCCCTCAGTCATTGGCGAGCGCAAAGCATGGTGGCACGCACACTGAAAAGCGTCAACACGCAGCTCTTTCCTTACGACGAGATTCTCTTTGCACTATTGTTTCTTTGTACGTTATGGGCGCTGATCCATTCCGTAAAAAGCATAAAAAAAGGGATTTTCTTGAGCTTTCTTTTTCTGACAGGCTTCATCATGCGTGTTTTGATCGGGTTCACCCCCGCGATCTGGTCGTCTGACTTCCGTACATTTTTCATTTTCTATGTATGTATCCTGTATCTCTCGCTGATCCTTTATCAGGAAACCTTCTATTTACCCTATACAAAATATTTGGTTCTTTTTTTCAATCTCGCAGGGCTGCTCACCTTTCTTTCCTTGCTATAGCAAAAGACCATGCCGCGTTGGCATGGTCTTTGTTATTTCATCATTTTTCGCAGGACATAGGATAAACCGAACCAGAGAAACAAACTGATCACGATCACGATGATCCACCCCGAAGCATTGTGCTCGAATGGCAGCGGGACATTCATCCCGAAAAATCCTGAAACGATCGTAGGAATCGTCAGCAGAACAGACAGCACGGTCAAGATCCGCATCGTATCATTCAAATTATTGTTCAGCACGTTATTATAGGTACCTGATAATTGCTGCAAGATTTGCGAGGAAAGCTGTGTCATTTCCACTAATTGCTGCGCCTCGATCAATACATCATCCAGGCTTTCTTTTTCCTGATCGCTCAACCGCCGATAGATCCCGTGGGTTTTGATTTGTTGCACTAATAACACATTTTGACGAGAGGCGGTCACGAAATAAACGATCCCTGTTTCCAGATCCGATAACAGCAAGAGGTTTTGCTTTGTCGTCTTGTCCTTCAATAGATTACTGATGCGTTTTCGGTCACGATCCATGCCCTCTACAAAAGGGAAAAATTGATCGGATATAATGAAGAGACTGCCAAACAGCAGCTCAAACAGCGTACTTTGGGGATTTTTTTCTAAGTAACTCTTGATCTCAAAATATAGATATTTGCTTTGTTGGTTCGTGACAGTGATCAGCGTGCGATTCACCACGATGAATGTCATAGGCACCGTTTCGTAGTGATTGTCGATCTTTCGCCGATTCGGCGCGTTAAAGATCAGCAACAATACATCCGTCGCCTTGTCGTAATCCAGATGGGCCCGTTCGTTTCGGTCCAATGAATAATCGACGAATTCGCTGTCGATCCCATAATCGCGATACAAATTCTTCAATTCATCTTCATTTTCTGCCTCGATGTTTACCCAACTGTTCATCTTATTGTTGAAAACTTCTTTTGTATACATGGCCTATCTCCCAGCGTTCATTCGATTCGTTTGAATTTTATCACAGAACGCTTAAAATGTACCACTAATGCCGCTGCTTTTTTCTCAGCGATAAAAAAAGAGCTGAAAGATCACTCTTCCAACCCTTTCCCATAGCTTTCCACATGCATGAAGCCCCAGTTGGTGGGCATATAGTACCCGTCAACTGCCATATCTTTCAAATCACTGGAAACCAATTGCCCGGTGATGTAATAAATTCGTTTTGCTTTACGCTCCGCCTCGCCTAATTTGTCTAATAAGCCATTCAAATCATATTCGGGCATCAAAAAATAATGGAAATTGAACCCTTTTAAGCGCTCGTGTGTGATCGCCCCTTCAAAGGTCAATAATTTTTGCAGCTCTTCATCATTGAATGTCAAATCTGTCGACGTCAAGGTCAAGCCCTTATACTCAAATGAATCTGTCATCATGCCACCCCTTCGACTCATTTTACCATAACGGAAAATCGTGTCACTATCTTTTATTCCGCAGGTGATTGATGAGAATCTGCAGCAGCATGAT
It encodes the following:
- a CDS encoding DUF6056 family protein, with translation MLNENFLPTKKSALPAWPTLKRFLLLTSGIAMILFLNFNKISFFADDLFFIQSDQQLLMLTLAERYETWTSRLLIEGLLLFFAHHLFLWRLCNSVMMILFALFLALYTTSQRKVVHLYLALLFFFTIPLKTLQTAGWLTTSLNYLWPVTVGLIGIFPILKWYKNGARSGATTQIFCNFLLLFACNSEVVALFLLLLLLGLISYSYIKDGKFPKLLVFPVLISYCSILFALHAPGSMARIMQEAKVTFNDFQQVSLFHKLDLGFSSTCYEFFFSSNLLVLFFFSLILLGVLRNQSSHFTRFSACMPTVILFGSVIQRSLSHWRAQSMVARTLKSVNTQLFPYDEILFALLFLCTLWALIHSVKSIKKGIFLSFLFLTGFIMRVLIGFTPAIWSSDFRTFFIFYVCILYLSLILYQETFYLPYTKYLVLFFNLAGLLTFLSLL
- a CDS encoding magnesium transporter CorA family protein produces the protein MYTKEVFNNKMNSWVNIEAENEDELKNLYRDYGIDSEFVDYSLDRNERAHLDYDKATDVLLLIFNAPNRRKIDNHYETVPMTFIVVNRTLITVTNQQSKYLYFEIKSYLEKNPQSTLFELLFGSLFIISDQFFPFVEGMDRDRKRISNLLKDKTTKQNLLLLSDLETGIVYFVTASRQNVLLVQQIKTHGIYRRLSDQEKESLDDVLIEAQQLVEMTQLSSQILQQLSGTYNNVLNNNLNDTMRILTVLSVLLTIPTIVSGFFGMNVPLPFEHNASGWIIVIVISLFLWFGLSYVLRKMMK
- a CDS encoding BglG family transcription antiterminator translates to MQQITKRQIQVLFQLLENTEPMTTKELADQRNVSVRTIKYDLDSIRAWLKERNHDLTSKRSQGVWLVLSDSERIKLKSELMGVDRLELFADQTLRLDRLSIHLMLTNQAITSLELADRLMVSKDTILNDLEVLEVRLESLGLTLARVPRKGFLITGPEHQVRLLIEEVLQKDLTDYDIYKIMDLLLQSEKQEGYELYSAKETAFQKVFNQVLGDMRQLLKQIDTSELNYAELLNMLIRVAIATVRLQNEYTIGRYQLLNDPKEQQELSYLLMQQVFDQYQLPLFEDEYRYIYSDTFENDPQQDVMTLTENLILKVSKKINYSFFNDPQLLTNLYAHLSMRLSRKQKFVNEYNPFKEDIKAKYPELFEAIETVVRREIQGKSLLINDSFIAYIALHFLVSYEKAADLRSVRAVYVCSTGLGVTSLIKQKISEELSNIEIAAFASVLNAQEIIKQKEPELVISIFPIEGMDCEFIKVHPLPTKQDLEKIQQAVKKILQQSPQKGTRKLRLEPAGNRTSLEDFSKELILQAYTIYEKLLLVFQEQLNQEYREAFLLHVFLMVHRITFDQQYTMEGSKVEEANTVAASYTKQIAHLFTEHNLAINQSEINALFAYIKA